Proteins encoded in a region of the Thermodesulfovibrionales bacterium genome:
- the tuf gene encoding elongation factor Tu (EF-Tu; promotes GTP-dependent binding of aminoacyl-tRNA to the A-site of ribosomes during protein biosynthesis; when the tRNA anticodon matches the mRNA codon, GTP hydrolysis results; the inactive EF-Tu-GDP leaves the ribosome and release of GDP is promoted by elongation factor Ts; many prokaryotes have two copies of the gene encoding EF-Tu): protein EMVMPGDNISVTVELIAPIAMEKELRFAIREGGRTVGAGVVTEVIA from the coding sequence GGAGATGGTGATGCCCGGAGACAATATCAGTGTTACGGTGGAGCTGATTGCGCCGATAGCGATGGAGAAGGAGTTGAGGTTTGCGATCAGGGAAGGCGGAAGGACTGTAGGCGCAGGCGTCGTTACCGAGGTGATTGCGTAG